Proteins from a genomic interval of Quercus lobata isolate SW786 chromosome 11, ValleyOak3.0 Primary Assembly, whole genome shotgun sequence:
- the LOC115966690 gene encoding uncharacterized protein LOC115966690, producing the protein MSIKQREDETLRAYITRFNKEALSIDETDDKILVAAFTNRLRKGKFLFSLYKNDPKIMTDVLYRATKYMNVEDALLAREEKPKKRERQEDTRQDRGRKVARTEDQRDEKCSRPPTGRFTNFTLLTAPIDQVLMQIKDEGALNFPGKLKGDPNKRPRDKYCRFHRDHGHDTASCYDLKQQIEALIRQGKLQRFVSRERTDTPEEQALRRENGHPRPPIGDIRMIIGGTATAESSKKARKTYLRMIHSVQLTGSVPKMLRIDNPVINFSEDDAQRLHHPHDDALVVSLQIGDYNMHRVLVDNGSSVDILYYLAFQQMRIDRERLSPTNAPLVGFGGTKVFPLGAITLAVTVGDYPQQITKEITFLVVDCLSAYNAILGRPTLNSWKAVTSTYHLMIKFSTEYGARGLRGNQVAARECYIAMIEMEDQQQTMCIEKQRALAEPVEELEKVRLDDTWPERTIKIGILASWPIRQTITTFLRNNQDVFAWSHEDMPGIDPSVMVHRLNVSPSFPPIR; encoded by the coding sequence ATGAGCATTAAGCAGCGAGAAGACGAGACGTTGCGGGCCTACATAACTCGTTTCAACAAAGAAGCCCTTTCGATTGACGAAACTGACGATAAGATACTCGTAGCCGCATTTACTAATAGGCTACGAAAGGGTaagttcttgttttctttgtaCAAGAATGACCCAAAGATCATGACGGACGTCCTCTACAGGGCtaccaagtacatgaatgtAGAAGATGCGTTGCTGGCCCGCGAGGAAAAGCCTAAGAAGAGGGAGAGGCAGGAGGACACGCGACAAGATAGGGGGCGAAAGGTCGCTAGAACTGAGGATCAACGTGATGAAAAGTGCTCCAGACCCCCCACTGGAAGATTCACCAATTTCACCCTGTTAACCGCCCCGATCGACCAAGTAttgatgcaaatcaaagatgaaggaGCATTGAATTTCCCTGGAAAGTTGAAGGGAGACCCTAACAAAAGACCGAGAGACAAGTATTGTCGCTTTCACCGGGACCACGGGCACGACACAGCCAGCTGCTATGACCtgaagcagcagattgaggccctaATCAGGCAGGGGAAGCTACAGAGGTTCGTTAGCAGGGAAAGAACTGATACACCGGAGGAACAGGCTCTACGACGGGAGAACGGGCACCCTAGACCACCCATAGGGGACATACGAATGATCATAGGGGGCACAGCTACAGCCGAATCTTCCAAGAAAGCCCGCAAAACCTACCTTAGGATGATCCATAGCGTCCAACTCACAGGATCCGTACCAAAGATGCTGCGAATAGATAACCCCGTCATAAACTTTTCAGAGGATGACGCTCAGAGACTTCACCATCCTCATGACGACGCACTAGTGGTTAGCCTGCAGATAGGGGATTACAATATGCACCGGGTCCTcgtcgacaacggcagctcagTAGACATCCTGTACTATTTagcattccagcaaatgagaATTGACAGGGAACGATTGTCCCCAACGAACGCCCCACTCGTGGGATTTGGGGGTACAAAGGTGTTTCCTTTGGGCGCAATAACACTAGCTGTGACCGTGGGTGACTATCCTCAGCAGATCACTAAGGAGATAACATTTCTCGTAGTCGACTGCTTGTCCGCCTACAACGCCATCCTTGGACGACCCACTCTCAATTCCTGGAAGGCGGTGACTTCAACATACCACCTGATGATCAAATTCTCGACGGAATATGGGGCAAGAGGACTGCGGGGAAATCAAGTAGCAGCACGAGAATGCTATATTGCCATGATAGAGATGGAGGATCAGCAGCAGACGATGTGTATCGAGAAGCAGCGAGCATTAGCAGAGCCAGTTGAAGAGTTAGAAAAAGTAAGACTTGACGACACATGGCCTGAACGAACGATTAAAATTGGCATACTAGCCAGTTGGCCAATACGCCAGACGATCACGACTTTCCTAAGAAATAACCAAGACGTCTTCGCTTGgagtcatgaagacatgccaggaatcgacCCCTCGGTCATGGTCCACAGGCTGAATGTGTCGCCCTCCTTCCCTCCAATCCGGTAA